A part of Streptomyces sp. NBC_01451 genomic DNA contains:
- a CDS encoding methyltransferase, with product MTDRMKTPWSELTLTRFPADPRERLRAWDASDDYLLGHLAESGTDLSGTVVVVGDRWGALTTALAAYRPTQITDSFLAQEATRANLRRADVDEDSVRLLTTQDPPPERIDVLLVRVPKSLALLEDQLLRLAPALHEGTVVVGTGMVKEIHTSTLKLFERIIGPTRTSLAEKKARLIHATVDPSVDGGASPWPYRYELPDGIGPASGHPVVNHAGVFCAERLDIGTRFFLPHLPEPSGAARVVDLGCGNGVVGTSVALAAPGAELLFVDESFQAVASAEATYRANGLPDARAEFRVGDGLAGIADESVDLVLNNPPFHTHQATSDATAWRMFTGARRALRPGGELYVIGNRHLGYHVKLRKLFGNSRLVASDAKFVVVKAVKQ from the coding sequence ATGACCGACCGTATGAAAACCCCCTGGTCCGAGCTGACACTGACCCGTTTCCCCGCCGACCCGCGTGAACGACTGCGCGCCTGGGACGCCTCCGACGACTATCTCCTCGGGCACCTCGCGGAGTCCGGGACCGATCTGTCCGGCACCGTCGTGGTCGTCGGCGACCGCTGGGGCGCGCTCACCACGGCGCTCGCCGCGTACCGGCCGACGCAGATCACCGACTCCTTCCTGGCCCAGGAGGCGACACGGGCGAACCTGCGGCGGGCCGATGTGGACGAGGATTCCGTACGGCTGCTCACCACCCAGGATCCGCCGCCCGAGCGGATCGACGTGCTGCTCGTGCGGGTGCCGAAGAGTCTGGCCCTGCTGGAGGACCAGCTGTTGCGGCTGGCGCCCGCGCTGCACGAGGGCACGGTCGTCGTCGGCACCGGCATGGTGAAGGAGATCCACACCTCGACGCTGAAGCTGTTCGAGCGGATCATCGGTCCGACCCGGACCTCCCTCGCGGAGAAGAAGGCCCGGCTCATCCACGCCACCGTCGATCCGTCGGTGGACGGGGGTGCCAGTCCCTGGCCGTACCGATACGAGCTGCCCGACGGGATCGGCCCGGCGTCGGGTCACCCTGTCGTGAACCACGCGGGCGTCTTCTGCGCCGAGCGCCTCGACATCGGCACCCGGTTCTTCCTCCCGCATCTGCCGGAGCCGTCGGGCGCCGCCCGGGTGGTGGACCTGGGCTGCGGGAACGGTGTCGTCGGTACGTCGGTGGCGCTGGCCGCTCCGGGGGCCGAGCTGCTGTTCGTCGACGAGTCGTTCCAGGCGGTGGCCTCGGCGGAGGCGACGTACCGGGCCAACGGGTTGCCGGACGCGCGTGCCGAGTTCCGCGTCGGGGACGGGCTGGCCGGGATCGCGGACGAGAGCGTGGACCTCGTGCTCAACAATCCGCCGTTCCACACCCACCAGGCGACGTCGGACGCCACCGCGTGGCGGATGTTCACGGGGGCGCGGCGGGCGCTGCGGCCGGGCGGTGAGCTGTATGTGATCGGCAACCGGCATCTCGGCTATCACGTCAAGCTGCGGAAGCTGTTCGGCAACAGCCGGCTCGTCGCGAGTGACGCCAAGTTCGTGGTCGTGAAGGCCGT
- a CDS encoding alpha-ketoglutarate-dependent dioxygenase AlkB family protein, producing the protein MDTELFPRARTEIAPGAVHVPDWLDAGRQRELLDACRDWARPPAGLRTVRTPGGGTMTARQVCLGRHWYPYGYASTVVDGDGSPVKPFPKWLGELGRNAATAAAYDGDADYDIALINFYDADARMGMHRDSDEKSDAPVVSLSLGDTCLFRFGNTTTRTRPYTDVELRGGDLFVFGGASRLAYHGVPRVYAGTAPPELGLTGRLNITLRVSGL; encoded by the coding sequence ATGGACACCGAGCTGTTCCCCAGAGCCCGTACGGAGATCGCGCCGGGCGCGGTGCACGTGCCGGACTGGCTGGACGCCGGGCGGCAGCGCGAGCTGCTGGACGCCTGCCGCGACTGGGCGCGCCCGCCCGCCGGCCTGCGTACCGTCCGGACGCCCGGCGGCGGCACGATGACCGCCCGGCAGGTCTGTCTCGGCCGCCACTGGTATCCGTACGGCTATGCGAGCACCGTCGTCGACGGCGACGGCTCGCCCGTGAAACCGTTCCCGAAGTGGCTCGGCGAGCTGGGGAGGAACGCGGCCACCGCGGCGGCGTACGACGGTGACGCCGACTACGACATCGCGTTGATCAACTTCTACGACGCCGACGCCCGGATGGGCATGCACCGCGACAGCGACGAGAAGTCGGACGCGCCCGTGGTGTCCCTGAGTCTCGGCGACACCTGTCTCTTCCGCTTCGGGAACACGACGACGCGGACCCGGCCGTACACCGACGTCGAGCTGCGCGGCGGCGACCTCTTCGTGTTCGGCGGCGCGTCCCGGCTCGCGTACCACGGGGTGCCACGGGTGTACGCGGGCACTGCGCCGCCCGAGTTGGGGCTGACCGGCCGGTTGAACATCACGCTCCGGGTCAGTGGCCTCTAG
- a CDS encoding DeoR/GlpR family DNA-binding transcription regulator codes for MNDNQNLLAEQRRALILDEVRRRGGVRVNELTRKLGVSDMTVRRDLDALARQGVLEKVHGGAVPVVEASTHEPGFEAKSGLELTAKEDIARAAAELVSPGSAIALSGGTTTYALAHQLLDVPDLTVVTNSVRVADVFHAAQRVSGQRQGAATVVLTGGVRTPSDSLVGPVADQAIASLHFDVLFLGVHGISVEAGLSTPNLAEAETNRRLVQSARRVVVVADHTKWGTVGLSSFAALEQVDTLVTDSGLVPEARGEVSEHLRRLVVAGEAGG; via the coding sequence GTGAATGACAACCAGAACCTCCTCGCGGAGCAGCGCCGCGCCCTGATTCTCGACGAGGTACGCCGTCGGGGTGGTGTTCGCGTCAACGAACTGACGCGCAAGCTCGGCGTGTCCGACATGACGGTCCGCCGTGACCTCGACGCGCTGGCCCGCCAGGGCGTCCTGGAGAAGGTGCACGGCGGCGCGGTGCCGGTGGTCGAGGCGAGCACCCACGAGCCGGGGTTCGAAGCCAAGTCCGGCCTGGAACTGACGGCCAAGGAGGACATCGCCCGGGCCGCGGCGGAACTGGTGTCACCGGGCTCGGCGATCGCCCTGTCGGGCGGCACGACGACGTACGCGCTGGCGCATCAGCTGCTGGACGTGCCGGATCTGACCGTGGTGACCAACTCGGTGCGCGTGGCCGACGTCTTCCACGCCGCGCAGCGCGTGTCGGGACAGCGGCAGGGGGCGGCGACGGTGGTGCTGACCGGTGGGGTACGGACACCGTCCGACTCACTGGTGGGGCCGGTGGCCGACCAGGCGATCGCGTCGCTCCACTTCGACGTGCTGTTCCTCGGTGTGCACGGGATATCGGTCGAGGCGGGGCTGTCCACGCCCAACCTCGCCGAGGCGGAGACGAATCGGCGGCTGGTCCAGTCGGCTCGGCGGGTCGTGGTGGTCGCCGACCACACCAAGTGGGGGACGGTGGGGCTCAGTTCCTTCGCCGCGTTGGAGCAGGTGGACACGCTGGTGACGGACTCGGGGCTGGTGCCCGAGGCCCGGGGTGAGGTTTCGGAGCATCTGCGACGGCTGGTCGTCGCCGGTGAGGCCGGTGGTTGA
- a CDS encoding SHOCT domain-containing protein: MQTLANWNGGGPGPWILFFPLIWAAVVIGVVTVLRRTARRGRPGPWRAMDGRHDAQGRLSGDAPLAVLGRRFASGEIDEDEYWRRLSVLDEQFGGAAGRAGKGGVV, from the coding sequence ATGCAGACCCTCGCGAACTGGAACGGCGGTGGCCCCGGCCCGTGGATCCTGTTCTTCCCGCTGATCTGGGCGGCTGTCGTCATCGGTGTCGTCACCGTCCTGCGCCGCACGGCCCGGCGCGGTCGCCCTGGCCCGTGGCGTGCCATGGACGGCCGCCACGACGCCCAGGGCCGCCTCTCCGGCGACGCGCCCCTGGCCGTACTGGGCCGGCGCTTCGCCTCCGGCGAGATCGACGAGGACGAGTACTGGCGGCGGCTCTCCGTCCTCGACGAGCAGTTCGGCGGCGCGGCCGGCCGTGCGGGCAAGGGCGGTGTGGTTTGA
- a CDS encoding ATP-binding protein codes for MISHPSRHCTVELQALPSRIGQVRRIVSAQLRYWHLDPLIDRASLGVTELLTNVHRHAQPDKMCTVDIEVLLDRLTVSVHDHDPRLPELRDADPTATCGRGLAMVAAVSESWGVRPDGESGKVVWFTLPTLAPVVSAPETRPATAAPALQTFEERLCDAPGYDEPPYDMGHKPGVLRRRPEHAPARSAVAG; via the coding sequence GTGATCAGTCACCCAAGCAGGCACTGCACGGTGGAGCTCCAAGCCCTGCCGTCGCGGATCGGCCAGGTCCGCAGAATCGTCTCTGCGCAATTGCGCTACTGGCATCTGGATCCCTTGATAGACCGGGCCTCGCTCGGTGTGACCGAACTGCTGACCAACGTCCACCGGCATGCCCAGCCCGACAAGATGTGCACCGTGGACATCGAGGTCCTGCTCGACCGGCTCACGGTCTCGGTGCACGACCACGACCCGCGCCTTCCCGAACTGCGGGACGCGGATCCCACGGCCACCTGCGGACGCGGCCTCGCGATGGTCGCCGCGGTCAGCGAGAGCTGGGGGGTGCGGCCGGACGGCGAGTCGGGGAAGGTCGTGTGGTTCACCCTGCCGACGCTCGCCCCGGTCGTCTCGGCCCCGGAGACCAGGCCCGCGACGGCGGCGCCCGCGCTTCAGACGTTCGAGGAGCGGTTGTGCGACGCTCCCGGGTACGACGAACCGCCGTACGACATGGGACACAAGCCGGGGGTACTCCGGCGCAGGCCGGAACACGCTCCCGCCCGGTCGGCCGTTGCCGGCTGA
- a CDS encoding ROK family protein, whose protein sequence is MSGKVEGTTSRTRLDRGRGALGPALELVHTGRAPTRAVLTAELGVTRATAGAVAAELEALGLIRVDARPGAAAGSQGRPSHRLDVAEDGPVVLAAQVHADGFRAALVGLGGRIVATAPGCETVDEDPAKVLGSVVEAGADLLRDTGRRCVGAGLAVPSAVAEPEGLALNPLHLAWPAGAAVREIFAERVRAAGIAGPAFAGNDVNLAALAEHRHGAGRGARDLLCVATGHRGVGGALVLDGRLHTGSSGLALEVGHLTVNPEGRPCHCGSRGCLDVEADPLAFLTAAGREPGPEVSLLQQANDLIRDRYTDPAIRTATEILIGRLGLGLAGLVNILNPDRIILGGLHRTLLDADPDRLRAVVADRSLWGRSGGVPILACTLDHNSLVGAAELAWQPVLDDPLGALA, encoded by the coding sequence ATGAGCGGCAAGGTCGAGGGGACCACTTCAAGGACGCGGCTGGACCGGGGGCGCGGCGCACTCGGGCCCGCCTTGGAGCTCGTGCACACCGGCCGGGCGCCCACCCGGGCCGTGCTCACCGCCGAACTGGGGGTCACCCGGGCGACGGCCGGTGCGGTGGCCGCAGAACTGGAGGCGCTCGGGCTGATCAGGGTGGACGCGCGGCCCGGGGCGGCGGCCGGTTCGCAGGGGCGCCCCTCGCACCGGCTCGACGTCGCCGAGGACGGGCCGGTCGTGCTGGCCGCGCAGGTGCACGCCGACGGGTTCCGGGCCGCGCTGGTCGGGCTCGGCGGGCGCATCGTCGCCACCGCGCCCGGCTGCGAGACCGTCGACGAGGACCCGGCGAAGGTGCTCGGCTCCGTCGTCGAGGCGGGCGCCGACCTGCTGCGCGACACCGGGCGCCGGTGCGTGGGCGCCGGTCTCGCGGTGCCGTCGGCCGTCGCCGAACCCGAGGGTCTCGCCCTGAACCCGCTGCACCTCGCCTGGCCGGCCGGCGCGGCGGTACGGGAGATCTTCGCCGAGCGGGTACGGGCGGCGGGCATCGCCGGACCGGCCTTCGCCGGCAACGACGTCAACCTCGCCGCGCTCGCCGAACACCGGCACGGCGCCGGCCGCGGCGCCCGCGACCTGCTGTGCGTGGCCACCGGACACCGGGGCGTCGGCGGAGCGCTGGTCCTCGACGGGCGCCTGCACACGGGCAGTTCGGGCCTGGCACTCGAAGTCGGCCACCTCACCGTCAACCCCGAGGGGCGCCCCTGCCACTGCGGCAGCCGGGGCTGCCTGGACGTCGAGGCCGACCCGCTCGCCTTCCTCACGGCGGCGGGCCGCGAACCCGGCCCCGAGGTGTCGCTGCTCCAGCAGGCCAACGACCTGATCCGCGACCGGTACACGGACCCGGCGATCCGCACGGCCACCGAGATCCTGATCGGCCGCCTGGGCCTGGGCCTGGCAGGCCTCGTGAACATCCTCAACCCGGACCGCATCATCCTCGGCGGCCTGCACCGCACCCTTCTCGACGCCGACCCCGACCGTCTGCGCGCGGTGGTCGCGGACCGCAGCCTGTGGGGCCGCAGCGGCGGCGTCCCCATCCTCGCCTGCACGCTGGACCACAACAGCCTTGTGGGAGCGGCCGAGTTGGCGTGGCAGCCGGTGCTGGACGATCCGCTGGGGGCGCTGGCGTAG
- a CDS encoding PLP-dependent cysteine synthase family protein: MSIPDPTGTAETLDTLDVDRSDADYRAWLKEAVRKVQADANRSADTHLLRFPLPEKWGIDLYLKDESTHPTGSLKHRLARSLFLYGLCNGWIRPGRPVIEASSGSTAVSEAYFAKLIGVPFVAVMPRTTSAEKCRLIEFHGGRCHFVDDSRKMYEASAALAAETGGHYMDQFTYAERATDWRGNNNIAESIFRQLELERFPEPAWIVATAGTGGTSATLARYVHYTQRDTRICVADPENSCFFEGWTTGDPDVTCDCGSRIEGIGRPRMEPSFVPGALDRMMKVPDAASIAAVRALDRAIGRRAGGSTGTGLWSALKIVAEMVAAGRQGSVVTLLCDHGDRYLDKYYSDTWLKEQNLDIAPYGEKIDGFLKTGVWPD; encoded by the coding sequence GTGAGCATCCCCGACCCCACCGGGACCGCCGAAACCCTGGACACGCTCGACGTGGACCGGAGTGACGCCGACTATCGCGCCTGGCTCAAAGAGGCCGTCCGCAAGGTCCAGGCCGACGCCAATCGCTCGGCCGACACGCACCTGCTGCGCTTCCCGCTGCCCGAGAAATGGGGTATCGACCTGTACCTGAAGGACGAGTCGACCCACCCCACCGGAAGCCTCAAGCACCGCCTCGCCCGCTCCCTCTTCCTCTACGGTCTGTGCAATGGCTGGATCCGCCCCGGCCGCCCGGTGATCGAGGCGTCCAGCGGCTCCACCGCCGTCTCGGAGGCGTACTTCGCGAAACTGATCGGCGTGCCCTTCGTCGCGGTGATGCCCCGCACGACCAGCGCCGAGAAGTGCCGCCTCATCGAGTTCCACGGCGGCCGGTGCCACTTCGTGGACGACTCCCGGAAAATGTACGAAGCCTCGGCAGCCCTCGCGGCCGAGACAGGCGGCCACTACATGGACCAGTTCACCTACGCGGAACGGGCCACGGACTGGCGCGGGAACAACAACATCGCCGAATCCATTTTCCGGCAGCTGGAGCTGGAACGTTTTCCGGAGCCCGCGTGGATCGTCGCCACGGCGGGCACCGGCGGCACCTCGGCGACGCTCGCCCGCTACGTCCACTACACGCAGCGCGACACCCGTATCTGTGTCGCCGACCCGGAGAACTCCTGCTTCTTCGAGGGCTGGACCACCGGCGATCCGGACGTCACCTGTGACTGCGGCTCCCGCATCGAGGGCATCGGCCGCCCCCGCATGGAACCCAGCTTCGTCCCCGGCGCGCTGGACCGCATGATGAAAGTCCCCGACGCGGCCAGCATCGCCGCGGTGAGAGCCCTGGACCGAGCCATCGGCCGCAGGGCCGGCGGCTCGACCGGCACGGGTCTGTGGAGCGCCCTCAAGATCGTGGCGGAGATGGTCGCGGCCGGCCGGCAGGGCAGCGTGGTGACCCTTCTGTGCGATCACGGCGACCGCTACCTGGACAAGTACTACTCGGACACCTGGCTGAAGGAACAGAACCTCGACATCGCGCCTTACGGGGAGAAGATCGATGGCTTCCTGAAAACAGGAGTGTGGCCCGACTGA